In a single window of the Agrobacterium fabrum str. C58 genome:
- a CDS encoding L,D-transpeptidase, translated as MIALLLKNGRRAASLLGLALLPLMSGCLFVTDTTRMDPDVFVRETAPVFNFNSVSSNRQPELPPQPGQLSTRPPDLFRTRFHQEYGPPVRGQGLQAPQVQGYNVPQAQGQTMAYGLPVSNPLHRVMYGPIRDEDRSLPAIPYGRIDPRYLRQEVSYQTAEAPGTIVVDTRQHFLYLVQSGGKAIRYGVGLGRDGYAWSGRGKIQWKAKWPRWTPPDEMVKRQPELTSISAANGGMTPGLNNPLGARALYIFKDGKDTLYRVHGTPDWQSVGKATSSGCVRMLNQDVIDLYERVPQGAQIVVI; from the coding sequence ATGATAGCACTCCTTTTGAAAAACGGTCGCCGGGCGGCCTCTCTGCTGGGGCTTGCCCTGCTGCCGCTGATGAGCGGTTGCCTTTTCGTGACGGATACGACCCGGATGGACCCGGATGTCTTCGTCAGGGAAACGGCGCCGGTCTTCAATTTTAATTCCGTCAGTTCCAATCGCCAGCCGGAACTGCCGCCGCAGCCGGGCCAGCTTTCGACGCGGCCGCCGGACCTGTTCAGAACCCGCTTCCATCAGGAATATGGCCCGCCAGTGCGCGGGCAGGGGCTGCAAGCACCGCAGGTGCAGGGCTATAATGTGCCGCAGGCGCAGGGCCAGACGATGGCCTATGGCCTGCCTGTCTCCAACCCGCTGCACCGGGTCATGTATGGCCCGATCCGCGACGAGGACCGCTCGCTGCCGGCCATTCCCTATGGCCGCATCGATCCGCGTTATCTCAGGCAGGAAGTCAGCTACCAGACGGCGGAAGCGCCGGGCACCATCGTGGTCGATACCAGACAGCATTTTCTCTATCTCGTGCAGTCCGGCGGCAAGGCGATCCGTTATGGCGTCGGCCTCGGCCGTGATGGTTATGCCTGGTCGGGCCGCGGCAAGATCCAGTGGAAAGCGAAATGGCCGCGCTGGACGCCGCCCGACGAAATGGTCAAGCGCCAGCCTGAACTCACCTCCATCTCGGCCGCCAATGGTGGCATGACGCCGGGTCTCAACAACCCGCTCGGCGCCCGTGCGCTTTACATCTTCAAGGATGGCAAGGACACGCTGTACCGCGTGCACGGAACGCCTGACTGGCAGTCCGTCGGCAAGGCGACGTCCTCCGGCTGCGTGCGCATGCTCAATCAGGATGTGATCGACCTCTACGAACGTGTGCCGCAGGGGGCGCAGATTGTGGTTATCTGA
- a CDS encoding L,D-transpeptidase: MTSTDTDLSRRTFLSLLGISSASLLAGCASSGTGEAIRQQASSIGSDFRQMFSSGVSDAELAVMYGSVEDGGYVIPAVPYQKIDRRYYRQRVVDPTGERPGTVVVDTRSRFLYVVEQGGSAMRYGVGIGRDGFAWSGEGVIQWRQKWPKWTPPDEMVARQPELVKYSSKNGGMPPGLKNPLGARALYIFQNGKDTLYRLHGSPEWNSIGKAVSSGCVRLMNQDVIDLYDRVPQKARVVVWQ; the protein is encoded by the coding sequence ATGACAAGCACCGACACAGATCTTTCCAGACGTACTTTTCTTTCCCTTCTGGGTATTTCCTCCGCTTCATTGCTGGCCGGCTGCGCGTCCTCCGGCACGGGTGAAGCCATTCGCCAGCAGGCGAGCAGCATCGGCAGCGATTTCCGCCAGATGTTCTCGTCAGGCGTCAGCGATGCGGAACTGGCCGTCATGTACGGCTCGGTCGAGGATGGCGGTTACGTCATTCCCGCGGTTCCCTATCAGAAGATCGACCGCCGCTATTATCGCCAGCGGGTCGTCGACCCGACCGGCGAACGCCCCGGCACCGTCGTCGTCGATACGCGCTCGCGCTTCCTTTATGTCGTGGAGCAGGGCGGCAGCGCCATGCGCTACGGCGTCGGCATCGGCCGCGATGGTTTCGCCTGGTCGGGCGAAGGTGTCATCCAGTGGCGCCAGAAATGGCCGAAATGGACCCCGCCGGATGAAATGGTCGCCCGCCAGCCGGAACTGGTCAAATATTCCTCCAAGAATGGCGGCATGCCGCCGGGCCTGAAAAACCCGCTCGGTGCCCGCGCGCTCTATATCTTCCAGAACGGCAAGGATACGCTCTACCGCCTGCACGGCTCGCCGGAATGGAACTCCATCGGCAAGGCCGTCTCCTCCGGTTGCGTGCGCCTGATGAACCAGGACGTCATCGACCTCTACGACCGCGTGCCGCAGAAGGCGCGTGTGGTGGTGTGGCAGTAA
- a CDS encoding MarR family winged helix-turn-helix transcriptional regulator, protein MDAEGNEKTMESLLRLDQQICFALYGAAHAFTRAYKPLLDPIGLTYPQYLVMMALWEKETSTVKALGEMLGLDSGTLSPLLKRLEHAGLITRKRGTVDERQVLVALTPKGADLKKEGVKIMAAIGGATGCGLEELAQLRDQVNALKEGLSRP, encoded by the coding sequence ATGGACGCAGAGGGCAACGAGAAGACAATGGAAAGCCTGTTGAGGCTGGACCAGCAGATATGTTTTGCCCTTTACGGCGCAGCGCATGCCTTTACCCGCGCCTATAAGCCGCTGCTCGACCCGATCGGGCTCACCTATCCGCAATATCTCGTCATGATGGCGCTGTGGGAAAAGGAAACATCCACCGTCAAGGCGCTCGGCGAAATGCTGGGCCTCGATTCGGGCACGCTGTCGCCGCTTCTCAAGAGGCTGGAGCATGCCGGTCTGATCACCCGCAAACGGGGCACGGTGGACGAGCGGCAGGTGCTGGTGGCGCTGACGCCTAAAGGCGCCGACCTCAAGAAAGAGGGTGTGAAGATCATGGCCGCCATCGGCGGCGCCACCGGCTGCGGGCTGGAGGAACTGGCGCAGCTGCGCGATCAGGTGAATGCGCTGAAGGAAGGTCTCTCCCGGCCATAG
- a CDS encoding organic hydroperoxide resistance protein encodes MPILYTTKASATGGRAGNAKSEDGVLDVTLTVPKELGGDGARGTNPEQLFAAGYSACFLGALKAVAGKHKVKIPEDTTVTATVGIGPREDGTGFGIEVTLKVNIPGLEREKAEELVAAAHIVCPYSHAMRTSTEVPVSVA; translated from the coding sequence ATGCCCATTCTCTACACGACCAAAGCATCCGCCACCGGTGGTCGCGCCGGCAACGCCAAGTCGGAAGACGGCGTTCTCGACGTCACGCTCACCGTTCCGAAGGAACTGGGCGGCGATGGCGCCCGTGGCACCAATCCGGAACAGCTTTTCGCGGCCGGTTATTCCGCCTGCTTCCTCGGCGCCTTGAAGGCTGTTGCCGGCAAGCACAAGGTAAAGATTCCGGAAGACACGACTGTGACGGCAACCGTCGGTATCGGCCCGCGCGAAGACGGCACCGGCTTCGGCATCGAAGTGACGCTGAAGGTCAACATTCCCGGTCTTGAGCGTGAGAAAGCCGAAGAACTTGTCGCCGCCGCACACATCGTTTGCCCATACAGCCACGCCATGCGCACCTCTACGGAAGTGCCGGTCTCGGTGGCCTGA
- a CDS encoding MbcA/ParS/Xre antitoxin family protein, whose translation MNIHAKTAMDPASQGRVVTKAVIAAAERLGLNAARTADILGVSAPTVSRMRRLDFLLEPGAKSFELAVLLIRVFRSLDAITGGDEAVAKNWLRNHNTALDAVPAERLTTITGLIDVLSYLDARRAPV comes from the coding sequence ATGAATATTCACGCCAAGACCGCCATGGATCCCGCATCGCAGGGCAGGGTCGTCACCAAGGCCGTCATCGCCGCCGCCGAGCGGCTGGGCCTGAACGCTGCCCGCACGGCCGATATTCTGGGTGTGTCCGCGCCAACGGTCTCGCGCATGAGGCGGCTTGATTTCCTCCTGGAGCCGGGCGCCAAGTCCTTCGAGCTTGCGGTGCTGCTGATCCGGGTTTTCCGCTCGCTGGATGCGATTACCGGCGGCGATGAGGCGGTGGCGAAAAACTGGCTGCGCAATCACAATACGGCGCTTGATGCCGTGCCTGCCGAAAGGCTCACCACCATTACCGGATTGATCGATGTCCTCTCCTATCTGGACGCCCGACGCGCTCCTGTCTGA
- a CDS encoding RES family NAD+ phosphorylase — protein MSSPIWTPDALLSEKRAASGKFWRLVEAQHQVSTMKLVDTVEEQSLLEDILETSKRPFPPECAGFDYLLATPFRYGAAYPHGSRFRRAGYTEGVYYAAAKVETALAEMAFYRLLFYAESPGTPLPANPADYSAFAARIATDAALDLTQPDLNRDETAWTDLTNYEPCQALAEQARLAKVEAILYRSVRDPAAGLNIAILSPKAFAEKAPVERMSWRIRLSKTGVQALCEFPMRRTGFAVSDFAGDPRLASLLG, from the coding sequence ATGTCCTCTCCTATCTGGACGCCCGACGCGCTCCTGTCTGAAAAACGCGCCGCATCGGGAAAATTTTGGCGGCTGGTGGAAGCGCAGCATCAGGTTTCCACCATGAAGCTGGTGGATACGGTGGAGGAGCAATCGCTGCTGGAAGATATTCTGGAGACGAGCAAAAGGCCGTTTCCGCCCGAATGCGCCGGTTTCGATTATCTTCTCGCCACGCCTTTCCGATATGGCGCCGCTTATCCGCATGGCTCGCGTTTCCGCCGCGCGGGTTATACCGAGGGCGTTTATTACGCCGCCGCGAAGGTGGAAACGGCGCTCGCCGAAATGGCCTTTTACCGGCTGCTGTTTTATGCCGAATCCCCCGGCACGCCGCTTCCGGCCAACCCCGCCGATTATTCCGCCTTCGCCGCCCGTATCGCCACCGATGCGGCGCTTGACCTGACGCAACCGGACCTGAACCGCGACGAAACCGCGTGGACCGATCTCACCAATTACGAGCCGTGCCAGGCGCTGGCCGAGCAGGCGCGACTGGCCAAGGTGGAGGCGATCCTCTACCGTTCGGTGCGCGATCCCGCCGCTGGCCTCAATATTGCGATCCTTTCTCCCAAAGCCTTTGCCGAAAAAGCGCCGGTGGAACGCATGAGCTGGCGCATCCGCCTGTCGAAGACGGGCGTGCAGGCATTGTGCGAATTTCCAATGCGCAGAACCGGTTTCGCGGTCTCGGATTTCGCCGGCGATCCACGCCTCGCCAGCCTGCTCGGCTGA
- a CDS encoding ABC-F family ATP-binding cassette domain-containing protein: MTIITLRNLGIILGKPLFSNLSLTVNAGDRIGIVAANGCGKSTLLNCLAGDMEPSSGDITRLRGLTQSIVHQNLPFALMDHTMRDAVLSALPADTIDSDSWRADIIFDVMLVPEPFRERRLKELSGGWQRLAMLARAWITEPDVLLLDEPTNHLDLEKINVLESWLGELPRDTAVIIVSHDRAFLDNVTRTTLFLRPENSALFRLSYGHARAALEEEDAADERRFQRDMKTAQQLRRQAAKLNNIGINSGSDLLTIKTKQLRQRAEKIEEKARPAHSDRSAGKIQLANRGTHAKVLMTLEDVPVSTPDGTLLFRTGRQFIRQGDRIVILGRNGVGKTRLMSLLQAAVTAAGQIEDGIKATPSLVAGYVDQSLAEIDDDSTPAALLSRRFDIGDQRIHGLLAGAGIDMEMQKRRIATLSGGQKARLAMLALRLAEPNFYLLDEPTNHLDIDGQETLEAEIISREASCMLVSHDRSFVRTVGTRFWLIEKRKLVEVDNPEAFFASA, encoded by the coding sequence ATGACCATCATCACGCTTCGAAACCTCGGAATCATTCTGGGTAAGCCGCTTTTTTCCAATCTCAGCCTCACCGTGAATGCGGGAGACCGCATCGGCATCGTTGCGGCCAATGGCTGCGGCAAATCCACCCTGCTCAACTGCCTCGCAGGAGACATGGAGCCCAGCAGCGGCGATATCACCCGGCTGCGCGGGTTGACGCAGTCGATCGTCCACCAGAATCTGCCCTTCGCGCTGATGGACCACACGATGCGCGACGCCGTGCTTTCCGCCCTGCCGGCGGACACGATCGACAGCGACAGCTGGCGCGCCGACATCATCTTCGACGTCATGCTGGTGCCCGAACCCTTCCGTGAGCGCCGGCTGAAAGAACTGAGCGGCGGCTGGCAAAGGCTCGCGATGCTGGCCAGGGCATGGATCACCGAACCTGACGTGCTGCTGCTCGACGAGCCGACCAACCATCTCGACCTCGAAAAGATCAACGTGTTGGAAAGCTGGCTCGGTGAATTGCCGCGCGATACGGCCGTCATCATCGTCAGCCATGACCGCGCTTTTCTCGACAATGTCACCCGGACCACGCTGTTCCTGCGACCGGAAAACTCGGCGCTGTTCCGCCTGTCCTATGGCCATGCGCGCGCGGCGCTGGAGGAGGAAGATGCCGCCGATGAGCGGCGTTTCCAGCGCGACATGAAAACCGCGCAGCAATTGCGCCGGCAGGCGGCCAAGCTCAACAATATCGGCATCAATTCCGGCAGCGATCTCCTGACCATCAAGACCAAGCAATTGCGCCAGCGTGCGGAAAAGATCGAGGAGAAAGCGCGCCCTGCCCATAGCGACCGATCCGCCGGCAAGATCCAGCTCGCCAATCGCGGCACCCATGCCAAGGTTCTGATGACGCTGGAGGACGTGCCGGTCTCGACGCCGGATGGAACGTTGCTGTTTCGCACCGGCCGGCAATTTATCCGCCAGGGCGACCGCATCGTCATTCTCGGCCGCAATGGCGTCGGCAAGACGCGGCTGATGTCGCTGCTGCAGGCGGCGGTGACGGCTGCTGGCCAGATAGAGGACGGCATAAAGGCCACGCCCTCGCTGGTGGCCGGTTATGTCGACCAGTCTTTGGCCGAAATAGACGATGACAGCACGCCGGCGGCGCTGTTGTCGCGCCGTTTCGACATTGGTGACCAGCGCATCCACGGCCTGCTCGCCGGCGCTGGCATCGACATGGAAATGCAGAAACGCCGCATCGCCACACTCTCCGGTGGGCAGAAGGCGCGGCTTGCCATGCTGGCGCTGCGGCTGGCGGAGCCGAATTTCTACCTGCTGGACGAACCCACCAACCATCTTGATATAGATGGTCAGGAAACGCTGGAGGCGGAAATCATCAGCCGTGAGGCCAGCTGCATGCTTGTCTCGCACGACAGGAGTTTCGTGCGGACGGTCGGAACCCGCTTCTGGCTGATCGAAAAGCGCAAGCTGGTGGAAGTCGACAATCCCGAAGCGTTTTTCGCCTCGGCTTGA
- a CDS encoding YciI family protein produces the protein MRAIVFVKATKSSEEGVMPTTELMEAMGKFNEELVNAGIMQSGDGLHPSSKGKRVVFDGDSRTVVNGPFPHTNELVAGFWIWKVKDMDEAVEWVKRCPNPMLEKSEIEIRPMFEMEDFGDAVTPEIAAHVEELRARVGKQ, from the coding sequence ATGCGTGCAATCGTTTTTGTAAAAGCCACCAAAAGCAGCGAAGAAGGCGTCATGCCCACGACCGAACTCATGGAGGCCATGGGGAAATTCAACGAGGAACTGGTCAATGCCGGCATCATGCAATCCGGTGATGGCCTTCACCCCTCCTCCAAGGGCAAAAGGGTTGTCTTCGACGGCGACAGCCGCACCGTCGTCAACGGTCCTTTCCCGCACACCAATGAGCTGGTCGCCGGTTTCTGGATCTGGAAAGTGAAGGACATGGACGAGGCCGTGGAATGGGTAAAGCGTTGCCCGAACCCGATGCTGGAGAAGAGCGAGATCGAAATCCGCCCGATGTTCGAGATGGAAGATTTCGGCGATGCGGTGACACCTGAGATCGCCGCGCATGTCGAAGAACTGCGCGCGCGTGTCGGCAAGCAATAG
- a CDS encoding MarR family winged helix-turn-helix transcriptional regulator, giving the protein MSNAGVIPFSTTLLVRDSCLCLHAQRAARALARLFDNALKPAGITNGQFSLLISLNRPEPPPMGPVANLLAMDRTTLTAALKPLERRGLVRIEPDPKDKRGKRLRLTPEGMAVLAVAFPIWEQTHAEVETKIGSGDPGRLRRDLIDLG; this is encoded by the coding sequence ATGTCAAACGCCGGCGTGATTCCTTTTTCGACAACCCTTCTCGTGCGAGACTCCTGTCTTTGCCTGCATGCGCAGCGTGCGGCGCGGGCTTTGGCGCGACTTTTCGACAATGCATTGAAGCCAGCGGGAATCACCAATGGCCAGTTTTCCCTGCTGATATCGCTCAACCGGCCGGAGCCGCCGCCGATGGGGCCGGTTGCCAATCTTCTGGCGATGGACCGCACGACGCTGACGGCTGCGCTCAAACCGCTGGAGCGGCGCGGGCTGGTGCGCATCGAGCCTGACCCAAAGGACAAGCGCGGCAAGCGGCTGCGGCTGACGCCGGAGGGCATGGCGGTGCTTGCGGTCGCCTTCCCCATCTGGGAGCAGACCCACGCCGAAGTGGAGACAAAGATCGGCAGCGGCGACCCGGGCCGGCTGCGCCGCGATCTCATCGATCTCGGCTGA
- a CDS encoding DUF899 domain-containing protein has translation MSHPVVSKEEWLAARRDLLVKEKELTRARDRLNEARRALPWEEVTKDYIFDAPSGPRSLQELFGDCSQLIVYHFMLAPDWEEGCVGCSFFADHVDGALVHLRHGDAGFVAVSRAPLEKIEGYKNRMGWKFPWVSAEGSDFNYDYQASFRDEDVEKGEITYNYRDMAPFGDLKDLHGISVFAKGEDGKIYHTYSTYARGAEQTLGTLMLLDLVPKGRNEDEVMDWVRRHDQYEDAPKAASCCH, from the coding sequence ATGTCTCATCCCGTCGTTTCGAAGGAGGAGTGGCTTGCGGCCCGCCGCGATCTGCTGGTGAAGGAAAAGGAACTGACCCGCGCCCGTGACAGGCTGAATGAGGCCCGGCGCGCACTGCCCTGGGAGGAGGTGACGAAGGACTATATCTTCGATGCACCTTCCGGCCCCAGGTCACTGCAAGAACTATTCGGCGATTGCAGTCAGCTCATCGTTTATCACTTCATGCTGGCGCCGGACTGGGAGGAGGGCTGCGTCGGTTGCTCCTTTTTCGCCGATCATGTCGATGGCGCGCTCGTTCATCTCAGGCATGGCGATGCGGGTTTCGTCGCGGTTTCGCGTGCGCCGCTTGAAAAGATCGAAGGCTATAAAAACCGCATGGGCTGGAAATTCCCCTGGGTTTCGGCCGAGGGCAGCGATTTCAACTATGATTACCAGGCCTCGTTTCGCGACGAGGACGTGGAAAAAGGTGAAATCACCTATAATTACCGCGACATGGCGCCCTTTGGCGACCTGAAGGACCTGCACGGCATCAGCGTTTTCGCCAAGGGTGAGGACGGCAAGATCTACCACACCTATTCCACTTACGCCCGTGGCGCCGAGCAGACGCTCGGCACGTTGATGCTTCTCGATCTGGTGCCAAAAGGCCGTAATGAAGATGAGGTAATGGATTGGGTGCGCCGCCATGACCAGTATGAGGATGCGCCGAAAGCCGCATCCTGCTGCCATTGA
- a CDS encoding DUF1579 domain-containing protein translates to MEIPTAKPQKEHEFLNRIVGDWIMTASSGHEAYDPNDPEQVFIEKVRSIGGLWIIGEGTGKMPDGTSMTAVITVGFDPAKGNFVGTWVGSMMTNLWVYKGWLEEDGKTLTLEAEGPAFDGSGDTATYHDVLVLHDDNHRSFSGSVKQPDGTFKTFMTSEFRRKT, encoded by the coding sequence ATGGAAATTCCAACCGCCAAGCCGCAGAAGGAACACGAGTTCCTGAACAGGATCGTCGGAGACTGGATCATGACCGCCAGCTCCGGCCATGAGGCCTACGACCCCAATGATCCCGAACAGGTATTCATCGAAAAGGTGCGCTCCATCGGTGGCCTCTGGATCATCGGCGAGGGCACCGGAAAAATGCCTGACGGTACCAGCATGACCGCTGTCATCACGGTTGGTTTCGACCCGGCCAAAGGCAATTTCGTCGGCACCTGGGTGGGCTCGATGATGACCAATCTCTGGGTTTACAAGGGTTGGCTGGAAGAGGACGGCAAGACCCTGACACTGGAGGCCGAAGGTCCTGCCTTCGACGGTTCCGGAGACACCGCCACCTACCACGACGTGCTGGTGCTGCATGATGACAATCACCGCAGCTTTTCCGGCAGCGTCAAGCAGCCGGATGGCACCTTCAAGACCTTCATGACATCGGAGTTCCGGCGCAAGACGTAA
- a CDS encoding VOC family protein, with amino-acid sequence MSDTHGKFIWVELMTPDMEAAARFYGHVVGWQTKDFGSPEMPYLVLEADGKGMGGVMELTEEHKGQGIPPNWTAYVDVDDVDATAKLFADKGGAIRRPPQDIPEIGRFAVVADPYGAVLCIMTPLPMETGGFPEDMQEKKGHVGWYELFTDNVDEAMAFYGEVFGWTKDHDFDMGEMGPYRIFAHKGKAVGGIMKRMPQVPVCHWGYYFNVDGIEDAITRVSTGGGKVVNGPMEVPGESWIVNCVDPQGAYFSLVSQKK; translated from the coding sequence ATGTCCGATACACATGGAAAATTCATCTGGGTCGAATTGATGACGCCCGACATGGAGGCGGCTGCCCGCTTTTACGGTCATGTCGTCGGCTGGCAGACCAAGGATTTCGGTTCGCCGGAAATGCCCTATCTGGTGCTGGAAGCAGATGGCAAAGGCATGGGCGGCGTCATGGAACTGACGGAAGAGCATAAGGGGCAGGGCATTCCCCCGAACTGGACGGCCTATGTCGATGTCGATGATGTCGATGCCACGGCAAAGCTGTTCGCTGACAAGGGCGGCGCGATCAGACGCCCGCCGCAGGATATTCCCGAAATCGGCCGTTTTGCCGTGGTCGCCGATCCCTATGGTGCAGTGCTCTGCATCATGACGCCGCTGCCGATGGAGACCGGTGGTTTCCCCGAGGATATGCAGGAAAAGAAGGGCCATGTCGGCTGGTACGAACTCTTCACCGACAATGTCGATGAGGCAATGGCCTTTTACGGCGAAGTCTTCGGCTGGACCAAGGACCATGATTTCGACATGGGCGAGATGGGTCCGTACCGCATCTTCGCCCACAAGGGCAAAGCCGTCGGCGGCATCATGAAGCGCATGCCGCAGGTTCCCGTCTGCCATTGGGGTTATTACTTCAATGTCGATGGTATCGAGGACGCGATCACCCGTGTCAGCACCGGCGGCGGCAAGGTCGTCAACGGGCCCATGGAAGTTCCCGGCGAAAGCTGGATCGTCAACTGCGTCGATCCGCAGGGCGCCTATTTCTCGCTGGTCTCGCAGAAGAAATAA
- a CDS encoding LysR family transcriptional regulator, whose translation MNIDLNALSTFCLVAEERNFRAVADRLGVTRSAVSQTMRKLEETMGIALVRRTTRSVSLTEAGQQLYADVSPSIGAISQAAQAASSLSGTVRGQLRLAVSSIAERFLSGPLLASFADAHPDVQLDIVVTDEEFDIVAEQYDAGVRLGELIEQDMIAVPVSVPQRQLAVCSAEYRDRFGLPTQPRELIDHRCIGWRARPGVAPYRWEFAENGREFAVAVQPDFTTNDMQLMIKLACAGAGITFGMEETFRPHLESGKLIAMLEDYSPVFAGFYLYYPSRRHIAPKLRAFIDHVRLSRER comes from the coding sequence ATGAATATCGATCTCAACGCGCTGTCGACTTTCTGCCTGGTGGCCGAGGAACGAAACTTCCGGGCGGTGGCGGACAGGCTCGGCGTGACCCGATCCGCTGTCAGCCAGACCATGCGCAAGCTCGAGGAGACCATGGGCATAGCGCTGGTGCGGCGAACGACACGCAGCGTCAGTCTGACGGAAGCGGGACAGCAGCTTTATGCGGATGTTTCGCCGTCAATCGGCGCGATCTCGCAGGCGGCACAGGCCGCGTCGTCCCTGAGCGGCACGGTGCGGGGGCAGCTTCGGCTCGCCGTTTCCTCCATTGCGGAGCGCTTTCTCTCGGGACCGCTGCTTGCGAGTTTTGCCGACGCCCATCCCGACGTACAGCTCGACATCGTCGTGACGGACGAAGAATTCGATATTGTCGCCGAACAGTACGATGCCGGCGTGCGCCTTGGAGAGCTTATCGAACAGGATATGATCGCCGTTCCGGTATCGGTGCCGCAGCGACAGCTGGCCGTCTGTTCCGCTGAATATCGCGACCGTTTCGGCCTGCCGACGCAGCCGCGCGAATTGATCGATCACAGATGCATTGGCTGGCGGGCGCGTCCGGGTGTAGCGCCTTATCGGTGGGAATTTGCCGAGAACGGTCGCGAATTTGCGGTGGCGGTGCAGCCGGACTTCACCACCAACGACATGCAACTGATGATAAAGCTGGCATGCGCCGGTGCTGGCATCACCTTCGGCATGGAAGAGACGTTCCGTCCCCATCTGGAAAGCGGGAAGCTCATTGCGATGCTGGAAGACTATTCGCCTGTTTTTGCTGGGTTTTATCTCTATTATCCCAGCCGCCGCCACATTGCGCCGAAGCTGCGCGCCTTCATCGATCATGTCAGGCTATCGAGAGAGCGGTAA
- a CDS encoding SDR family oxidoreductase translates to MALNKVVLITGASSGIGEGIARELAGAGAKLVLGARRMDRLQSLAEELRRKGAEVVIHTLDVTDRQSVEAFAEAGRKALGQIDVIVNNAGIMPLSLMSSLKVDEWDRMIEVNIKGVLYGVAAVLPEMTARASGHIINIASIGALAVSPTAAVYCATKFAVRAISDGLRQENRDLRVTCIHPGVVESELAHTITDPAAAELMQSYRAIALKPDAIGRAVRYAIEQPDDVDVNEIVIRPTAA, encoded by the coding sequence ATGGCATTGAACAAAGTCGTTCTCATCACGGGTGCATCGAGCGGGATCGGTGAGGGCATCGCAAGGGAGCTTGCGGGCGCCGGGGCGAAGCTGGTGCTTGGCGCACGCCGCATGGACCGTTTGCAGTCCCTCGCGGAAGAACTGCGTCGGAAGGGTGCCGAGGTCGTTATCCATACGCTTGATGTAACGGACAGGCAGAGCGTCGAGGCTTTTGCCGAGGCGGGACGCAAGGCCTTAGGCCAGATCGACGTTATCGTCAACAATGCGGGGATCATGCCGTTGTCGCTGATGTCGTCGCTCAAAGTCGACGAATGGGACCGCATGATAGAGGTCAACATCAAGGGCGTGCTTTACGGCGTCGCCGCGGTGCTGCCGGAAATGACGGCACGCGCTTCCGGACACATCATCAACATCGCCTCCATCGGTGCGCTGGCCGTCTCGCCGACGGCTGCCGTTTATTGCGCGACGAAATTTGCGGTCCGCGCCATTTCGGACGGGCTGCGTCAGGAAAACCGTGACCTGCGCGTCACCTGCATTCACCCCGGCGTGGTGGAAAGCGAACTCGCCCACACCATCACCGATCCGGCCGCCGCGGAACTGATGCAGAGCTACCGGGCCATCGCCCTGAAGCCCGACGCTATCGGCCGCGCCGTCCGTTACGCCATCGAGCAACCCGATGATGTCGATGTCAATGAAATCGTCATCCGCCCCACCGCTGCCTGA
- a CDS encoding carboxymuconolactone decarboxylase family protein, translated as MKAIFPTAFAIAMFAGSALALANAQHLDDRLKRGDDVVRSLNNGQPQANLERMRQEFPFLAQATEGYALGEVWSRPGLDNRTRQLAAVAVMAALGERDLMKVHAGYALNVGATDEELKEMIYLITVPAGFPKAIAASRTLAELFEERRANAATGVERK; from the coding sequence ATGAAAGCCATTTTTCCGACCGCGTTTGCGATTGCAATGTTCGCAGGATCCGCACTCGCACTCGCAAATGCACAGCATCTGGATGACCGGTTGAAACGCGGCGATGATGTTGTCCGCAGCCTCAATAATGGCCAGCCGCAAGCCAATCTGGAGCGCATGCGGCAAGAGTTTCCGTTCCTGGCGCAGGCAACGGAGGGATATGCCTTGGGTGAGGTATGGTCGCGGCCGGGTCTGGACAACCGCACCCGCCAGCTGGCCGCCGTTGCTGTCATGGCGGCCCTTGGTGAGCGTGATCTGATGAAGGTCCATGCCGGTTATGCGCTGAATGTGGGCGCAACCGACGAGGAACTGAAGGAGATGATCTATCTCATCACCGTTCCCGCCGGCTTCCCTAAGGCTATCGCCGCATCACGCACGCTTGCGGAACTGTTCGAGGAACGCCGCGCGAATGCCGCAACGGGAGTGGAAAGAAAATGA